In Lactiplantibacillus pentosus, the sequence ACCCGATGGAAAATCCTAAAGCCGATTTTGAGGCGTATCGAACCAAGGAGAATTATCTGAAACCTGAACAAATCAAACAATTTCGTCAGAATACCGGCTTAACGGTTCAGGCGTTAGCCTCTTATGTAGGTATGGATTCATCAACGTTATCTCAGTTGGAGAACAATGATCGCGTGCAAACCAAAGAACAGGATAGTTTGTTGAAAGGGGTTATTGACTATTTTCAGTCGAATAGCAGGTTGCCCTAACACTATCTGCCCACGAATACCCGGGCACTTCTGACTCAAAATGGCAAACTGTCAATTATGCTTGGTAGTATAAACGT encodes:
- a CDS encoding helix-turn-helix domain-containing protein, which produces MAKVTKKFYYNDELETTAFYTETWRLEKTQVKDISDLLVWHHYWIDSDGELWSDFDDPMENPKADFEAYRTKENYLKPEQIKQFRQNTGLTVQALASYVGMDSSTLSQLENNDRVQTKEQDSLLKGVIDYFQSNSRLP